Proteins encoded by one window of Nicotiana tabacum cultivar K326 chromosome 10, ASM71507v2, whole genome shotgun sequence:
- the LOC107832812 gene encoding uncharacterized protein LOC107832812, giving the protein MTWRKLVRNNQGLPKWIFILRLALQQRLATKERRARWGIISEQTCLCQRENETVQHLFFGCEISGSIWQQLLKWQGIQRTKKTWLEQFGKGKSGGAAVCRMTLAATIYHIWQERNDVIFQKKRRSTNAIRHVRATIFPLLERTMSKLNRYPDVG; this is encoded by the coding sequence ATGACATGGAGGAAATTAGTACGCAACAATCAGGGATTACCCAAGTGGATATTCATATTAAGGCTGGCATTACAACAAAGGCTTGCTACAAAGGAAAGACGAGCAAGATGGGGGATCATTTCAGAGCAAACATGCTTATGCCAAAGAGAGAATGAAACAGTGCAGCATCTATTCTTTGGTTGCGAGATATCAGGTTCTATATGGCAGCAGCTACTAAAGTGGCAAGGTATACAGAGAACAAAGAAAACATGGCTGGAACAGTTTGGCAAAGGAAAGAGTGGAGGTGCAGCAGTATGCAGAATGACCCTAGCAGCTACAATTTACCACATTTGGCAAGAAAGAAATGATGTGATATTTcagaagaagaggagatcaacCAATGCTATACGACATGTCAGGGCCACCATATTTCCCCTATTAGAAAGGACCATGTCTAAACTAAACAGGTACCCTGATGTAGGCTAG